From Candidatus Schekmanbacteria bacterium RIFCSPLOWO2_02_FULL_38_14, a single genomic window includes:
- a CDS encoding nucleotide pyrophosphatase, whose translation MNRVVIVGLDGLDPLLARKFMDEGKLPNLAKIKEQGSFTCLGTTLPAMSPVAWSSFITGVNPSKHSIFDFLSRNKQTYLPELSSSQVGKAPKAISLGKYQIPIGKPKIQLLRKSKPFWNILSEKDITSSILRVPITFPPEKFKGVLLSAMCVPDLKGTQGTFSFYTTETSEKKHTGGVQIPVKLEANKITSYIAGPENSLLKKQEEMRIPFTVTIDNEKQEAEIKIQEEKLRLKQGEYSKWIKLTFKPGLGVKVNGICRFYINEISPEFKLYVTPINIDPENPAMPISHPFFYSIYLAKMFGSFATLGLAEDTWALNERIIDEDAFLKQCYLIQEEREKMFFNALEKTKKGVCACVFDSTDRIQHMFWRYIDEGHPANRNKDTEKHRKTIEELYMKMDSLVGRVMEKIAEKDILIIMSDHGFKSFRRGINLNSWLYLNGYLALKNGNESREWFKDVDWEKTKAYALGLGGMYLNIKGREAKGIVSPGKEAEKLKKEIIQKLNGLRDEEKGEVAIQEVFDSSKIFSGPYVSNSPDLFIGYNIGYRASWDGVAGIVNHTVFDDNVKSWSGDHCIDPRLVPGVFFCNRKIDAQSPEIIDIAPTVLKLFGVEVPSYMDGKPLING comes from the coding sequence GTGAACCGTGTTGTAATTGTGGGGCTTGATGGCCTTGACCCTCTTCTTGCAAGGAAATTTATGGATGAAGGAAAACTTCCAAATCTTGCAAAGATAAAGGAGCAGGGTTCGTTTACATGTCTTGGAACCACTTTGCCTGCAATGTCTCCTGTTGCGTGGTCCTCTTTTATTACAGGTGTTAATCCTTCAAAGCACAGCATCTTTGATTTTTTAAGCAGGAATAAGCAGACATACCTGCCAGAACTTTCTTCAAGTCAGGTAGGGAAGGCTCCAAAAGCTATTTCTTTGGGCAAATACCAGATTCCGATTGGCAAGCCAAAAATACAGTTGCTTCGCAAAAGCAAACCCTTCTGGAATATTTTGAGTGAAAAGGATATTACAAGCTCAATTTTAAGGGTTCCAATCACATTCCCGCCTGAGAAATTCAAAGGTGTTCTTTTATCAGCCATGTGTGTTCCTGATTTGAAGGGAACACAGGGGACATTTTCTTTTTACACGACAGAAACGAGCGAGAAGAAACACACAGGAGGAGTCCAGATACCAGTTAAACTTGAAGCAAATAAAATAACTTCCTATATCGCGGGACCGGAAAACTCTTTGCTTAAAAAACAGGAAGAGATGCGTATTCCATTCACAGTTACTATTGATAATGAAAAACAGGAAGCTGAAATTAAGATACAAGAAGAAAAGTTAAGGCTGAAACAGGGTGAATACTCAAAATGGATTAAGCTTACCTTTAAACCCGGGCTTGGAGTTAAGGTTAACGGTATATGCAGATTCTACATCAATGAAATTTCACCTGAGTTCAAACTCTATGTGACTCCGATTAATATTGACCCTGAGAATCCTGCTATGCCAATCTCCCATCCATTTTTCTATTCAATTTATCTGGCGAAGATGTTCGGGTCTTTTGCAACCTTGGGGCTTGCAGAAGATACATGGGCTTTAAATGAAAGAATAATTGATGAAGATGCATTCCTGAAGCAGTGCTACCTGATACAGGAAGAAAGAGAAAAGATGTTCTTCAATGCCCTTGAAAAAACCAAAAAAGGTGTCTGTGCATGTGTCTTTGATTCAACTGACAGAATCCAGCACATGTTCTGGCGCTACATTGACGAGGGACATCCGGCAAACAGGAATAAGGATACAGAAAAACACAGAAAAACCATTGAAGAACTTTATATGAAAATGGACAGCCTTGTTGGAAGGGTTATGGAGAAAATTGCCGAGAAGGACATCCTCATAATAATGTCAGACCATGGTTTCAAATCATTCAGGAGAGGAATAAATCTTAACTCGTGGCTCTATCTTAACGGTTATCTTGCACTTAAAAATGGAAATGAGAGCAGAGAATGGTTTAAGGATGTTGACTGGGAAAAGACTAAGGCTTATGCTCTTGGGCTTGGAGGAATGTATTTAAATATAAAGGGAAGGGAAGCAAAGGGGATTGTAAGTCCCGGTAAAGAAGCAGAAAAATTGAAAAAAGAAATCATCCAGAAGCTGAACGGGCTTAGGGATGAGGAAAAGGGAGAGGTTGCCATACAGGAGGTTTTTGACAGTTCAAAGATTTTTTCAGGTCCTTATGTGTCAAACTCACCTGACCTTTTCATAGGTTATAATATTGGCTACAGGGCTTCGTGGGATGGAGTGGCAGGAATAGTGAACCATACTGTTTTTGATGACAATGTGAAAAGCTGGAGCGGCGACCACTGCATTGACCCAAGGCTTGTTCCCGGAGTATTTTTCTGCAACAGGAAAATAGATGCTCAGTCTCCAGAGATTATTGACATAGCCCCGACTGTGCTGAAGCTTTTTGGCGTAGAAGTTCCTTCTTATATGGATGGGAAGCCATTAATAAATGGGTAA